A window from Culex pipiens pallens isolate TS chromosome 3, TS_CPP_V2, whole genome shotgun sequence encodes these proteins:
- the LOC120425869 gene encoding 39S ribosomal protein S30, mitochondrial, which yields MLSQTFRHGLRAVMQRHHGARTLSARSLPQQQDEYTAEPEYPPIQELSFRAKKAREAAQWHEKIRQLSSVEEKLLEINMPKYYGYKAHMISDGKVPYNALPLAQYATRTHFVEGQLPEGYGKLEADAKVLLEALRGELEDVLEFELGGYSHPELSDESLTAQQREELLTSSLLRALNRVLVNGLSGQHSHLAELEQDFDPRHEAFWFVGGMPPPSLVRKIKEGVEWQKPYADDPYDRKFQYVGQPYLALRHKHPLGPVAGDDLATLDYRKDNVEIPVFKYDPISLGYHTEQRYATTIPGFWPGDQHEFGLVSFQRRSHAQIRHTYCAVDDLQEALHAQAIFSSYAWLFGQACYQGFSTFNDLTYPLTTQTITTDGKNWSFYVYQLNTTLVHSDQPEQNPRYNRCWGTQELQLYDHIDEATGKIHGLNDQVLLHLISFYANAPKPPQSIDLKPNLCKTETRVANIIDEKRRVFMEQNYKYRVSNRPRHRPDPELYLWEKIYKVDNNTRPMEPKRRPFELHQNMYRRRLDEHAPKYIPRQVRPDGPKSKPRFEATYYPSVRR from the coding sequence ATGCTGTCGCAAACGTTCCGCCATGGCCTGCGGGCCGTCATGCAACGCCACCACGGAGCCCGCACCCTATCCGCGCGTTCCCTGCCCCAGCAGCAGGACGAGTACACGGCCGAGCCGGAATATCCCCCCATCCAGGAGCTCTCGTTCCGGGCGAAAAAGGCCCGCGAGGCGGCCCAGTGGCACGAAAAGATCCGCCAGCTCAGTTCCGTCGAGGAGAAGCTGTTGGAGATTAATATGCCTAAGTATTATGGGTACAAGGCGCACATGATCAGCGACGGCAAGGTTCCGTACAATGCGCTGCCGTTGGCGCAGTACGCGACCAGGACGCACTTTGTGGAGGGACAGTTGCCGGAAGGGTACGGAAAGCTGGAGGCGGATGCCAAAGTGCTGCTGGAAGCACTGCGGGGGGAGCTGGAGGACGTTCTTGAGTTTGAGTTGGGTGGGTACAGCCACCCGGAACTCTCGGACGAATCGCTGACCGCCCAGCAGCGCGAGGAACTCCTCACTTCGTCGCTACTTCGCGCCCTCAACCGAGTGCTCGTGAACGGCCTGTCCGGCCAGCACTCGCACCTGGCCGAGCTCGAGCAGGACTTTGATCCGCGCCACGAAGCGTTCTGGTTCGTCGGCGGAATGCCACCGCCTTCGTTAGTTCGCAAAATCAAGGAAGGCGTCGAGTGGCAAAAGCCGTACGCTGATGATCCGTACGACCGTAAGTTCCAGTACGTTGGGCAGCCATACCTGGCGCTGCGCCACAAACATCCACTCGGGCCGGTCGCCGGAGACGATTTGGCAACGTTGGATTACCGCAAGGATAACGTTGAGATTCCAGTGTTCAAGTACGATCCCATCTCGCTCGGATATCACACGGAGCAACGCTACGCCACGACCATTCCCGGCTTCTGGCCCGGTGACCAGCACGAGTTCGGACTGGTCTCGTTTCAGCGGCGAAGTCACGCCCAGATTCGCCACACCTACTGCGCCGTAGACGACCTCCAGGAAGCACTCCACGCGCAGGCCATCTTCTCCAGCTATGCTTGGCTGTTCGGCCAGGCTTGCTATCAAGGATTCTCCACCTTCAACGACCTTACCTACCCCCTCACCACGCAAACAATCACCACCGACGGCAAAAACTGGTCCTTTTACGTCTACCAGCTCAACACGACCCTCGTCCACTCGGACCAACCCGAGCAGAACCCGCGCTACAACCGCTGCTGGGGCACGCAAGAACTCCAACTGTACGACCACATCGACGAAGCCACCGGCAAAATCCACGGCCTCAACGACCAAGTCCTCCTCCACCTAATCTCCTTCTACGCCAACGCCCCCAAACCTCCACAATCCATCGACCTAAAACCAAACCTGTGCAAAACGGAGACCCGCGTGGCCAACATCATCGACGAGAAGCGGCGCGTCTTCATGGAGCAAAACTACAAGTACCGCGTTTCGAACCGACCCCGTCACCGGCCCGACCCCGAGCTGTACCTGTGGGAGAAGATCTACAAGGTGGACAACAACACGCGGCCAATGGAACCGAAGCGGCGCCCCTTCGAGCTGCACCAGAACATGTATCGGCGCCGTTTGGACGAGCACGCGCCCAAGTACATTCCGCGCCAGGTGCGACCGGACGGACCGAAGAGCAAGCCCCGCTTCGAGGCGACGTACTATCCGAGCGTCAGGCGATAA